One genomic region from Balaenoptera musculus isolate JJ_BM4_2016_0621 chromosome X, mBalMus1.pri.v3, whole genome shotgun sequence encodes:
- the LOC118888452 gene encoding LOW QUALITY PROTEIN: protein tyrosine phosphatase type IVA 1-like (The sequence of the model RefSeq protein was modified relative to this genomic sequence to represent the inferred CDS: deleted 1 base in 1 codon) has protein sequence MARMNRPAPVEVTYKNMRFLNPTNATLNKFIEELKKHGFTTIARICEATYDTTLVEKESIHVLNWPFDDGAPPSNQTVDDWLSLLKINFHEDPGCCIAVHCVGGLGRGPVLVALALIEGGMKHEDAVQLLRQKSVELSTASNFCIWRSIVLKCGCASKTPMVIGTTVAFNKTGVPDAIAWKWNLDRTEFVVHVSQHVGFVKSDEASIGVSKSSFTRPQAWQNCNFYVWVMINLLGHLAKDSCCSAFKMCLLSFVPIDLS, from the exons ATGGCTCGAATGAACCGCCCAGCTCCTGTGGAAGTCACTTATAAGAACATGAGATTTCTTAATCCAACCAATGCGACCTTAAACAAATTTATAGAGGAACTTAAGAAGCATGGATTTACCACAATAGCAAGAATATGTGAAGCAACTTATGACACTACTCTTGTGGAGAAAGAAAGCATCCATGTTCTCAATTGGCCTTTTGATGATGGCGCACCACCATCTAACCAGACTGTTGATGATTGGTTAAGTCTCCTGAAAATTAACTTCCATGAAGACCCTGGTTGTTGTATTGCCGTTCATTGTGTTGGCGGCCTTGGGAGAGGTCCAGTGCTTGTCGCCCTAGCATTAATTGAAGGTGGAATGAAACATGAAGATGCAGTACAGTTGCTAAGACAAAAG AGCGTGGAGCTTTCAACAGCAAGCAACTTTTGTATTTGGAGGAGTATCGTCCTAAAATGCGGCTGTGCTTCAAAAACTCCAATGGTCATAGGAACAACTGTTgctttcaataaaactggggtGCCTGACGCCATTGCTTGGAAGTGGAACCTAGACAGGACGGAATTTGTTGTACATGTTAGCCAGCACGTTGGCTTTGTGAAGTCTGATGAAGCTTCCATAGGAGTGTCGAAAAGCAGTTTTACCAGGCCACAAGCCTGGCAGAATTGCAACTTCTATGTCTGGGTTATGATCAACCTCCTTGGACACTTAGCAAAGGATTCTTGCTGTTCAGCATTTAAAATGTGCTTATTATCGTTTGTACCAATTGACCTTTcctga